From the Solanum stenotomum isolate F172 chromosome 4, ASM1918654v1, whole genome shotgun sequence genome, one window contains:
- the LOC125862715 gene encoding uncharacterized protein LOC125862715 has translation MKAQPILFHSKMKKVGEDEYLCLSFNNFGLLSDIAAKISDEFQAEENDSLNGGEEDFEFSLVSEKPDNSIAEFIYDGQTKFQQPIFPLFNRDLLLSDSDLRDVDKSILIPLKKLFLEKSESTASSEAEELETIPAGTYCMWKPKISEPSPGKCKKSKSTGFVSKRWPRIRDLLRRSNSERKEEDSFVFLLRKAKSKNSSEVVKTAGKLKQTKTSGGEKGLPAAAAASQQALYYVRNRADKEADKNKRKSYLPYRKELIGFFAIGLSRSYRPF, from the coding sequence ATGAAAGCACAACCAATTCTCTTTcactcaaaaatgaaaaaagtcgGAGAAGATGAATATTTGTGCCTCAGTTTCAACAATTTTGGACTTTTATCAGATATCGCTGCAAAAATCTCCGATGAATTTCAGGCGGAGGAGAACGATAGCTTGAACGGCGGCGAAGAAGATTTCGAATTCTCTTTAGTCTCTGAGAAACCGGATAACTCAATCGCGGAATTCATCTATGACGGTCAGACTAAATTCCAGCAGCCAATTTTCCCTCTTTTCAACCGCGATCTATTGCTAAGCGATTCGGATTTGAGGGATGTTGATAAATCAATTTTGATTCCGTTGAAGAAGTTGTTTCTAGAAAAAAGTGAATCAACGGCATCATCGGAGGCAGAGGAATTGGAGACAATACCTGCCGGGACTTACTGTATGTGGAAACCGAAGATAAGCGAGCCATCACcaggaaaatgcaagaagagTAAATCTACAGGATTTGTATCGAAGCGATGGCCGAGGATCCGAGATCTGTTACGGCGGAGTAATAGTGAACGCAAGGAAGAGGACAGTTTTGTATTTCTCTTAAGAAAAGCAAAATCAAAAAATTCCAGTGAGGTGGTGAAGACGGCCGGAAAATTGAAGCAGACGAAAACCAGCGGAGGAGAGAAGGGTTTACCGGCGGCGGCGGCTGCTTCTCAGCAAGCATTGTATTATGTACGAAATAGAGCGGATAAAGAAGCTGATAAGAATAAGAGAAAATCATATTTACCTTATAGGAAAGAGCTTATAGGATTTTTTGCTATTGGTTTGAGTAGAAGCTATCGGCCATTCTAA